Proteins from a genomic interval of Rubinisphaera italica:
- a CDS encoding PVC-type heme-binding CxxCH protein, producing MTDNHGAWTLGCYGNPDIRTPHIDRMAEEGTLFTQAYSSNPVCSPTRATYLTGLMPSQHGVHCFLTGGGLQTGPDARCTLDELTSLPEILKKNGYSCGLVGKWHLGGNLHPQEGFEDYWITMPHGGTSTFYDADIIENGQIRKEPEYLTDFWTRHAVKFIDQNAKAEKPFFLFLSYNGPYALSRLLLREGKNRHADYYADKLLESFPRLPAHPWQKYNLDYHNNPISIRRVATEVSGVDDGVGTVLQSLKDHGIDENTVVIFVADQGWAGGQGGYFGMGDHTRPVTADDEMMRIPMIWRHPESITSSAVSNVMVTNYDFLPTLLSYLNLSDQSPVEHKLPGKDFSAELKVANSQTAGEDAVYYEFESLRSVRTKNWKYVHRHPNGPHELYDMVNDPDEFTNLISDPKTADIKQVLKQQLDSYFQKYSIPKYNMWQGGTSQARVYVGIDEETAQVEAVQPPPLTEGFEPQKLQVPSGFTVELAAGPPLVQHPTFATFDDQGRLFVCENAGVNMTAEELEDKLPNSIRLLEDLDQDGKFDRSTVFADKMTFPMGGAWHDGALYVASPPYIWRLEDTDNDGVADRREQLVSQFGYNGNAASIHGCVSGPDGRLYWCDGYHGHQFKDKIGNVVSERKGSYIFSCRPDGSDVRIHCGGGMDNPVEVDFTTEGEMLGTVNIMYTRPRVDCLVHWLHGGAYPHREQVLQELKSTGDFLGPVHRFGHVAISGLTRYRSGTMDYRWRDQFFAAQFNVGKVVRIALEREGSTFRAEQREFLTSTDMEFHPTDVAEDADGSLLVVDTGGWFYRGCPTSQFPKPDILGGIYRIKRTGMTTQVDPRGLQIAWDRLSLAEVIKLFADTRYSVRERAIAECVKLGESSLDSLARVLQSGDIWPRQCAIQALTALVPDHPQAYPAIRAALNDRDASIRHSACRALAIYPDEAALEQLAKRLKDDQPHVCRVAARALGAMKNTKAVDYLFKALTPEKDRAFEHAVIYALIEINDQTATRTGLEADSPQVRKAALIALDQMDAGDLTSDEVVSEIASNNEDLQRAAIQIYVRHPSWTSQSLSVIEQLLDQQGEATESLSVLRELLVRSINQPDVAELVGNRLSDPLISAKLQSLLLEVIASSQNIHVHETWIPPLEELLNSSDATVLSATISAVTRLDEKQFQQRLTEIGEDVSLPILVRVSALEAATKSQSQLSDRSFDLLLDVVQESPKDAYLAAQRIGSAALTSEQLLRVAKLIQRASPTVLPELIRAFARLKDVDVATAFLQAMNSASSLDTISAVQFSEVIKSYPSETLPNANALLAKLKQREAMHVEKVEAFLPYLNEGSAERGKAVFFGKKSNCATCHQVGSQGKKIGPDLTTIGASRTSRDLLESIVFPSATLVRDYEPFSILKEDGKVLNGIVVRETVDTIYIQQKEGEPVAVQRDEIELLSPSTVSIMPNGLDRVLSQTELADLIAYLQSLKSGEPAHASR from the coding sequence ATGACGGATAATCATGGAGCCTGGACTCTCGGTTGCTATGGCAATCCTGATATTCGCACACCGCATATCGATCGCATGGCTGAGGAGGGAACTCTGTTCACACAGGCGTATTCCTCGAATCCCGTCTGTTCGCCCACGCGTGCTACCTACCTCACGGGGCTGATGCCATCGCAACATGGCGTGCATTGTTTTTTGACCGGAGGTGGATTGCAGACAGGACCGGATGCCCGTTGTACCCTCGATGAATTGACTTCGTTGCCGGAGATTCTCAAAAAGAATGGATACTCCTGTGGACTGGTTGGAAAATGGCATCTTGGCGGAAATCTTCATCCTCAAGAAGGCTTTGAGGATTACTGGATCACGATGCCCCATGGAGGCACGAGCACTTTTTATGATGCAGACATTATTGAAAACGGTCAGATTCGAAAAGAACCAGAGTATCTGACCGATTTCTGGACTCGCCATGCGGTTAAATTTATCGATCAAAATGCCAAAGCGGAAAAGCCCTTTTTTCTGTTCCTTTCGTACAACGGCCCCTATGCTTTGAGTCGACTGCTGTTGAGGGAGGGCAAGAATCGACATGCCGACTATTACGCCGATAAGCTTTTGGAATCATTCCCTCGTTTACCCGCGCATCCCTGGCAAAAGTACAATCTGGACTATCACAACAATCCCATTTCCATTCGGCGTGTCGCAACGGAAGTGAGTGGTGTCGATGATGGCGTCGGCACTGTCCTGCAGTCACTCAAAGATCATGGAATTGATGAGAACACTGTTGTCATCTTTGTTGCTGACCAGGGTTGGGCAGGCGGACAGGGAGGCTACTTTGGCATGGGCGATCACACGCGGCCCGTAACTGCTGACGATGAAATGATGAGGATTCCGATGATCTGGCGACATCCGGAAAGCATCACTTCCTCCGCTGTTTCAAACGTGATGGTGACGAATTACGACTTCCTGCCAACACTGCTCTCCTATCTGAACCTGTCTGATCAATCCCCGGTCGAGCATAAACTCCCTGGCAAAGATTTCTCAGCAGAATTGAAAGTTGCGAATTCACAGACCGCGGGCGAAGATGCCGTTTACTATGAATTTGAAAGTTTGCGATCAGTGCGGACGAAAAACTGGAAGTATGTGCATAGGCATCCCAATGGGCCGCATGAGTTGTACGATATGGTGAATGATCCTGATGAATTTACGAATCTGATCAGTGATCCAAAAACCGCAGATATTAAACAAGTTCTTAAGCAACAACTCGATTCCTATTTTCAAAAATATTCGATCCCCAAATACAATATGTGGCAGGGAGGGACTTCTCAGGCCCGTGTCTATGTGGGCATTGATGAAGAAACCGCTCAAGTTGAAGCAGTCCAACCGCCTCCACTCACAGAGGGATTCGAGCCGCAGAAGTTGCAGGTTCCCTCGGGATTTACCGTCGAACTCGCTGCAGGTCCGCCACTGGTCCAGCATCCGACATTTGCAACTTTCGATGATCAGGGACGGCTGTTTGTTTGTGAAAATGCTGGCGTCAATATGACGGCTGAGGAGTTAGAAGACAAATTACCGAACTCGATCCGACTGCTCGAAGATCTTGATCAGGATGGAAAATTCGATCGTAGTACAGTCTTCGCGGACAAGATGACCTTTCCGATGGGGGGGGCCTGGCATGATGGTGCTTTGTATGTCGCTTCTCCTCCCTACATCTGGAGATTGGAAGACACTGACAACGACGGTGTTGCGGATCGTCGTGAACAACTCGTCAGTCAATTCGGCTATAATGGCAATGCCGCCAGCATTCATGGTTGTGTCTCTGGCCCTGATGGTCGTTTGTATTGGTGTGATGGCTACCACGGACATCAATTCAAAGATAAAATTGGCAATGTCGTCAGTGAACGCAAAGGGTCCTACATTTTTTCGTGTCGGCCGGATGGTTCGGATGTGCGTATCCACTGCGGTGGAGGAATGGATAACCCCGTCGAAGTCGACTTCACCACCGAGGGGGAGATGCTGGGGACGGTCAACATCATGTACACACGACCGCGCGTCGATTGCCTCGTTCATTGGTTGCATGGAGGAGCCTATCCACATCGTGAACAGGTCCTGCAGGAACTGAAATCGACCGGGGATTTCCTGGGACCCGTTCATCGGTTTGGTCATGTAGCCATTTCAGGGCTGACTCGCTATCGATCAGGAACAATGGACTACCGCTGGCGTGATCAGTTTTTTGCCGCACAATTCAATGTTGGCAAAGTCGTTCGTATTGCATTGGAACGCGAAGGCTCGACGTTTCGAGCGGAGCAACGTGAGTTTCTCACATCGACCGACATGGAATTTCATCCGACCGATGTCGCCGAGGATGCCGATGGAAGTTTGTTAGTTGTCGATACGGGTGGCTGGTTTTATCGGGGATGCCCAACGTCACAATTCCCCAAGCCAGACATTCTGGGAGGGATCTATCGTATCAAACGGACAGGCATGACCACTCAAGTGGACCCGCGGGGATTGCAGATTGCATGGGATCGTCTCTCTCTGGCAGAAGTAATCAAGCTGTTTGCTGATACACGTTATTCCGTACGGGAGCGTGCAATCGCGGAATGTGTCAAACTCGGAGAATCCAGTCTGGACTCACTCGCCCGTGTGCTTCAATCTGGGGATATCTGGCCGCGTCAATGCGCGATCCAGGCGTTAACGGCTCTTGTTCCCGATCATCCTCAAGCGTATCCGGCAATTCGAGCGGCTCTTAACGATCGCGATGCCTCAATTCGGCATTCCGCCTGTCGTGCATTGGCCATCTACCCAGATGAGGCAGCCTTGGAGCAACTCGCGAAACGACTCAAAGATGATCAGCCACATGTCTGCAGAGTCGCAGCCCGCGCACTCGGTGCAATGAAAAATACGAAGGCGGTCGATTATTTGTTCAAAGCTTTGACACCGGAAAAGGATCGCGCTTTTGAACATGCTGTCATTTACGCTCTCATTGAAATCAACGATCAGACTGCGACACGAACGGGACTGGAAGCAGACTCGCCACAGGTTCGCAAAGCCGCGTTAATTGCATTGGATCAAATGGATGCTGGGGATCTAACGAGTGATGAAGTTGTCTCTGAAATCGCTTCCAACAATGAAGACTTGCAACGAGCAGCGATCCAAATTTATGTTCGTCATCCCTCGTGGACCAGTCAATCTCTTTCAGTGATCGAACAGCTACTCGATCAACAGGGAGAGGCTACAGAATCCTTGTCTGTACTCCGCGAATTGCTGGTGAGATCGATTAATCAGCCAGATGTTGCAGAACTTGTTGGCAATCGACTCTCTGACCCGCTCATCTCTGCAAAATTACAATCGCTGTTGTTGGAAGTTATTGCATCATCACAAAATATTCACGTCCATGAAACCTGGATTCCCCCGCTTGAAGAACTTCTGAACAGCTCCGACGCAACGGTCTTATCAGCGACGATTTCGGCAGTAACTCGTCTGGATGAAAAACAATTCCAACAGCGTTTGACTGAGATTGGCGAGGATGTTTCGCTTCCGATTCTGGTCCGGGTCTCGGCCTTGGAGGCGGCGACCAAGAGTCAGAGTCAACTGTCGGATCGCTCGTTCGACTTATTGCTCGACGTCGTTCAGGAGAGTCCGAAAGATGCCTATCTGGCTGCTCAGCGTATCGGCTCTGCGGCGTTAACCAGTGAGCAGTTACTGCGTGTTGCGAAATTGATTCAAAGAGCAAGCCCAACGGTTCTGCCAGAGTTGATACGTGCGTTCGCTCGATTGAAAGATGTCGATGTGGCCACGGCATTTCTGCAGGCGATGAACTCTGCTTCAAGTCTGGATACAATTTCTGCTGTCCAGTTTTCGGAAGTTATCAAAAGCTATCCTTCAGAAACGCTCCCCAACGCAAATGCCTTGCTGGCAAAACTCAAGCAGCGAGAGGCGATGCATGTCGAAAAGGTCGAGGCTTTCCTGCCTTATCTCAACGAAGGTTCTGCTGAACGAGGGAAGGCGGTCTTTTTCGGTAAAAAGTCCAACTGCGCGACCTGCCATCAGGTTGGAAGTCAAGGGAAAAAAATTGGTCCCGATTTAACGACGATCGGAGCCAGCCGCACGTCGCGTGATTTGCTGGAGTCGATCGTGTTTCCCTCCGCGACACTAGTCCGCGACTACGAACCATTCAGTATTCTTAAAGAAGATGGGAAAGTTTTGAATGGAATCGTCGTCCGGGAAACCGTCGATACGATTTATATCCAGCAAAAAGAGGGAGAGCCGGTCGCAGTCCAGCGGGATGAAATTGAACTGCTGTCCCCTTCGACGGTTTCAATAATGCCAAATGGACTTGACCGAGTATTAAGTCAGACAGAACTGGCAGATCTTATCGCCTACTTGCAAAGTTTGAAATCAGGAGAACCAGCTCATGCCTCTCGATGA
- a CDS encoding N,N-dimethylformamidase beta subunit family domain-containing protein: MPLDESFYSRRQILKSSLAASFVASAATAKAATGTSNSPVALENSKPGDRDWQLTRVRINSGQYRTSLIEGYCSEQSISAGEKLSIFVSTDPARMFTLDIYRMGYYNGAGARKLASYGPLRGAPQPVPEMGEAPARLRECQWAPSVEFTIPSDWLSGVYLGKLTTIPESKSDPYWQSYVIFIVRDQRPAQILFQCSDNTWQAYNRWPVNESLYTHPDGAHAPNVAVSFDRPYGKYNQIFDHPLSVGSGEFLLWEYPLCYWLEQHGYDVTYGSNRDTVDPAFITRCQNFISVGHDEYWDIAQYHAAEQAIDAGVNYLWLCGNSVFIVSPFEASSQGVPQRIISRAGCYGPLRDDEIQSYASLFAGLTDKAPDERKIIGARSVVPFNGGGDWTCVNPQHWLFANTGIKQGDSIPGLVGWEHHGEPDLERDGLEVLAEGTIWSGGVREGHYAATIFPGPKGNFVFNAATIFWAQGLSSPPGHILPWSHGSRPSGPDVRVQQMTKNLLDRMRE, from the coding sequence ATGCCTCTCGATGAGTCTTTTTACAGCCGTCGTCAAATTTTGAAAAGCTCGCTGGCTGCGTCTTTTGTTGCCTCAGCTGCGACCGCAAAGGCCGCGACTGGTACGAGCAATTCTCCGGTCGCTCTGGAGAACAGCAAACCAGGAGACCGTGACTGGCAGTTAACACGAGTTCGCATCAATTCGGGACAATATCGGACTTCGCTCATCGAAGGGTATTGCTCTGAACAATCGATTTCTGCGGGGGAGAAACTTTCGATTTTCGTCAGCACCGATCCCGCGCGAATGTTTACTCTCGATATCTATCGTATGGGGTATTACAACGGAGCCGGGGCGCGAAAATTGGCCAGCTATGGTCCGTTGCGTGGTGCTCCGCAACCAGTTCCCGAAATGGGCGAGGCTCCCGCTCGGCTACGTGAATGTCAATGGGCACCGAGTGTCGAGTTCACAATTCCGTCTGACTGGTTGAGTGGAGTTTATCTCGGGAAGCTGACGACGATTCCGGAATCGAAATCGGATCCCTACTGGCAAAGCTATGTGATATTTATCGTTCGCGATCAGCGACCTGCCCAAATATTGTTTCAATGCAGCGACAATACCTGGCAGGCTTATAATCGCTGGCCCGTTAATGAATCGCTGTATACACATCCTGACGGAGCCCACGCGCCGAATGTTGCGGTCAGTTTTGATCGTCCGTATGGAAAATACAACCAAATATTCGATCACCCTCTTTCTGTCGGTTCCGGCGAGTTCCTGCTCTGGGAATATCCGCTCTGTTACTGGTTGGAACAACACGGCTACGATGTGACCTATGGGTCAAATCGCGATACTGTCGATCCCGCCTTCATTACCCGTTGCCAGAATTTCATCAGCGTCGGACATGATGAATATTGGGATATTGCTCAATACCATGCTGCAGAACAGGCCATTGATGCAGGTGTGAATTATCTTTGGCTGTGCGGCAATTCGGTCTTTATCGTTTCGCCTTTTGAAGCAAGCTCGCAGGGTGTCCCGCAGAGGATCATTTCAAGAGCCGGTTGCTATGGACCGCTCCGCGATGATGAAATTCAATCGTATGCCTCGTTGTTCGCAGGGCTGACGGACAAAGCTCCAGACGAACGCAAGATCATTGGAGCACGCAGCGTGGTTCCGTTTAATGGAGGCGGAGACTGGACCTGCGTCAATCCCCAACATTGGTTATTCGCAAATACCGGAATAAAACAGGGGGATTCCATTCCAGGTTTGGTCGGCTGGGAACATCATGGAGAACCAGATCTGGAACGAGATGGGCTCGAAGTCCTCGCGGAGGGAACGATCTGGTCGGGCGGAGTTCGAGAGGGACATTATGCAGCCACAATCTTCCCCGGCCCTAAAGGGAACTTCGTCTTCAATGCCGCCACGATTTTCTGGGCACAGGGGCTCTCCTCACCGCCGGGACATATCCTGCCCTGGTCACACGGCAGTCGCCCTTCCGGTCCCGATGTTCGAGTCCAGCAAATGACAAAAAACCTTTTAGATCGAATGAGAGAATAG